Sequence from the Triplophysa rosa linkage group LG22, Trosa_1v2, whole genome shotgun sequence genome:
GGTGCCATGACTGCAAAGCTTAGGAAAGCTGAAAGATGAAAGGAAATGGGTGGTGTGGATGGGGGATCTTAGATCTgtcaaagaaagagaaagagtttGTTTCAAAAGACGTTTAAAAGTTCTGCGTGTGATATTATACaggaatatatttatatagaaatatattaTGCATCTCAAAGGGTAGCACATGGCACAGCAACATGGGGGTTAAAGGTTCAATGTATATGTAAACGTGTGAGATTTAACAAGAAGAAACTTCATATATTTACACcttctttaaaatgcatgacaCTTTTGCAACACGGTGATCAGAGACAAATGGAGGCGTCCCAAAACAAAATCATATAAACAGTTATATAAAGAAAAATCTGGATTCTGACATGATGGacatcacatacagtatttgctCATGGATTGTACATTCATGAAAAATACAGTAAGCATATTCAAGAAACCACAATGAGGAATAGAAACTTAACTAAAGTTTTCCTAATTAGAGTTATTTTAACCTCAGTATTGAAAGtcacatattacattttttctcTTACCTTTGATTGACAGAGAAGCTCTGCCTTCTGCTTTACAAGTGCAAAGTTTTTCCCCTGATGTTTTTGCaaaccccctctctctctctcacccctgCAGTTACCGACACTTACTGGGAAATACTTCTGGGCAAGTGTCTCATTTATAACGATTTCATCAGGGAATGCATCCGAGCGATTCTATTGGAGGCTTTGGGAGGCTGAGCATGTCTGTCAGCCAATCAGCTGAGAGTTTCCCGGTGCACGGGCTGTTCGCAGGTTATTCGCTTCTCTCACGCAGTTGAATTGATCTCTTTTACTGTACTTCTACTTAGTGTCGCAACTTCCACACATTTATCTTAAAAGAGCGGATGGGTGGGATTTGATGGAGTTCAGgaaatttgttttacatttgggGGTCGTTTTGTTCTGGTCGAGCATTGATTATAGGGTATTTCCTAAAACTCCAGATTACAGAGAAAACATTTTGTCGATAGATTTAAATTACTTTACTACTAGTCATTTTGCTTTTATCCAGATTAATTTACAAATGAAGATCTCAAGTAATTTTACAAACATATCTGTAGGTTCACGGTTTCATAACAATAATAGTAAAGAAGCAAAGTGATGAAAAGTGGCATAAATATGAATTGAGAATAAAGCATCTTTCCTCGTGCACATTCTAACGTTAGTTGGATTCGATTATCAGCATTAACACTTGTTTTTCTTTAACAGAAAGCATAGAGTGAGAAGAGGTGAActaaggttgcaaattgcaaaatGTAGATAAGacgaaaaaaaacaaagcagtaAAGTGTGTCATCTTCGCAAGTCCACAAAAACAGCTCGAAGTGTCTGAAAAGGTGACGGAGTGGGATGTGACATATATTCACGATAGCCTGTTTCACTTCCAGTTTTGTGAAAAAGCAACAACATATGGCCACTTGGAGGGAATAGAATCACGCAAcaactgtattgtttttttaagggATATTTATTGTTAGGAACCACATCACAGCAAATACcaactaaatatatttattttctaaatacGTCGCGCTTGTGTTATTTGCGCATGCGCATTCTCGATAGTGCGCTCTGACATGCGCAGAACAATGGTGTAGCTTATAAATCTACATTtgtataaacattaaacatcacaCTACGTTTTGTAGTAAGTTTGAAACAGCGCCCTTACTTCCTACACATCCACAATGTTCGCACTTTTTCCGTATTATTTAGTAGATTGatgttaaaaattaaattattgcATAACACATTCTTCTGCATTGATCACCCTAATCAGCAAGACGTGATGTCATGCATATCAACATAACATCAACACTGACTGATAGCTGTCAAGTTTTCAACATAACGCATAAACTGTAGACTACTATAACAGTTTATAGTTAGCTAGCCTACTTAAAAAGAAGTCAAGCATATTCTGATAAACATtgctttgtttacaaaaaaactGATGATTTGGCAAGGAAACAGTTTTCGCTGAAAGAGGCAATGCGTATCAATGATCTTGTTTACTTGAATGAGCTTTGCATTCTTTCCTTTAATGAGCTGATGGCCAGTTTCAAGTATTTGATCAATGTCTCGAGTTTTATCGCTGCAAAGAGTACACATTTAATCAATATCTTCGCCAAACAAAAGCCCAGTTTTCATCTTAAAATAGGAACCCTTCATAGATTTTGCCCTGTATTCCGAGAGCAAGGAGTTACTGATAATTTTAAAGTGAAATGTTTACTGGTTAAGTTCACTTCTTTCCATCATAATCCTCAAAGGCACTGGTCATACTGTAAGCCTACGTGATGAACTACATTCATTTGAGAACGAACTCAAAACCAAGAGGACCAAGTGGAACAAAAACAACTGCTCACCCAATTACATAAGCTCCAGCTCACACTTGTTTTTCCCTTTTAACACTACCCACTGTGATTTGAGTGTGAAATTTAGTAATGTCCCCATAACTTCAGTAACAATAAAGTAGATATTTATTGTAACagcctaaaataaaactaagagCAAATTTTAGCCCTAAGTATTGTCTTGTTTCTCACTAGGATGACTTGCAATATATTTCAAATTTCCTTCTTTATTGTTGCATTATAGTATGCATATAGTGGCTTTGTgcatttttcaatgttttatttaaagcaaccaaacaaatgtttaaaataataaaaccattTTGACACTCATGTATGTACAAACATGGATCATGTACGAACTTTGGTGGAAATGGTAAATGCATTTATCATCATAATATATCAAACTATGCCTCCTAGTGGTTTGAGATTGTCTCGGTTTTGTAGGCTTGTGTTTGTATTCACTGTTCTCTCATCCTGCAGCTCTTGCTTTTTCTGTGAAAACTTTTAGGATTATGGGTTTTACGCATATAACACCAAATAGAGAttatttctctctgctttaagtctccccaaccggaaactgccgAGGGTTTTTCCCGTGAAACGCGCAAGTAACGCGTGCATATAGCCCATTGGAATTATTACAGACCCTTGCgcaattccatgaaaatgtcaaccttaccatgaaaaaaattaaaaaaattaccaatggtttttaatatgctaacagcacagatatcaacatttagtggttcaaatacccatctgaggtctctcttcaagtttttaaagcatttgttttatttttagtgcatgatttagTTAGGTAAGTGCCTTTTTTAGgtatattcctcataaatgggcacatgaaaattaaattaaagtaacttttttatgttttatgaagaggcatcccttcttcatttgtttggtataattgcttcaggtttgtgcattttaattcacagaaatccttaagacaaagtttgtcgtctcccaaaaattgtgtccttttttgtcacatccataatgcatgtttatttcccgtttttaaaatagaaaatttgttcAAGGACGTttctttttctgatgtttagactctCAACAaatgtttagtaaaatataaacagatggttcaatatattcataacaaatacattctctgagcatgTTTATGTCAtatccataacgcaaaatgtcatgtccataacgctggaattgccctcTTCTATCTCCCTATAATAAGAGTATCTCTGTCTTTGCCGGAGGAGATAACGTATACTCTGTAGTGTAGTTTgtagagctactgtagaaaaatTGTTGCGCCACGCGTCGAATTCCATaagggacccgtggtgtatgtagataaaaacagctcattctaaggtaataaaaacataacgcttcattaacAACAAGCAGcagttgaccaatcagaatcaaatattttcatagcGCCATACCTGGTGAAaatatcaacaacaaaaaatcaacaaccatttttttaaacaaccaCTTAAACGTATTCATATAAgcattatatttgttttattttgttcattttatatttttgcatgTGGCAGATGGTTTATCTaaatgacttacagtgcattgaaggtatacaatttatttaaatataggtCAAATCAACAGAAGAACTTTTCAAGGTTTACTgcttttttgttcaacagagaCAGCTAGGGGGAAAACAGAGAATTAATGGAGGAAATCAAGCAAAGAGAGATGAAGCTTCAGGAGTTGAGAGATGCTGTGAAGTCACACAAGGTGAGTTCTGAGAAGACAACTGAAAACCAATCCCTCTAAGCCTGTCTAACATGcctaaaacatttgtttctagCATGttcaatccctgggatcaaacccatgaccttggggTTGCTAACGCCAAtcctctaaccactgagctacattATTTAATGCGTTAATGGATTAATGTTAACaagtaaaacttttattttaatgaattttttaatgaaCTCTTTGTTGTAAGATGTTAAACATAAATCCAAAttgaaacatataaaaagtgaaCATGCTTTTCTTGAATACTTTTGttgattgtgtgttttatttcttttagatTACTGTCATCTCAGTTTGGACCCAAACACAGCATATAAAAACCTCTCTCTATAGGGGGAACACACAGGTCATTAGCACTGACAAAGATCTGCAGTATCTTGATCATCCTGACAGATTTAGCTTTTGTCCTCAGGTGTTGTGTAAAAGGAAAGTGTATGGACGCTCTTACTGAGAGGTTGAGTGGCGTGATTGTCATGGTTGGGTTTCTATATTATTGGCATATAAGAGCGTTGGCAGGAAGGGAAAGGGTGACGAGTGTGTGTTtggaataaacaataaatcctgGAGATTGTCATGCTGTACCTTTGAAACTCCTCGATTCTACCAAAACAAAATAACCACTCTACCCTGCCCTAAAGTCTCCTCTAGGATAGGAGTGTATGTGGACCACAGTGCAGGAACTTTGGCTTTTTATGATATTTCTGACAAAATGACCCTCATTCAGACCACATTTACCCAGCCTCTCTATCCTGGGTTTAGGCTTACTGGTCAATCAGCAGTGAAACTGTGTAATGTATAAATGTAGATAATTCAAAGAttctataaataatattatcacATCACAGTTTTAAGATGCACGATTAATCAGTAACAGTGAGACGTCTCTTTCTAGTAACTCAATCAATGTGTCAGATATTGCCATAATACAAGCCTATTCTCTATGTAGTAATGGCTGTTTCGTAAAAGTGGGGAAAATACGTGTAAAAACTTATTGACAATGTTTGATTCTCTGAACTctgaatatctcactttgttggCTCGAGTGAATTTGAACTCTTGGCATCTTGAACCCTTGTCTGCGAGATTTCTTTCCGTGTTGGAAGGCCGATTTGCCGTAACAGTGTGCAAATTTTAtgtcttatttttctttgttttaagttCTAATAAAGTTCTAACAAGTTCTAATAAATAGacgtttaaatataaattaagtatAAATAAAGTTCCTTCTTGAAAAAAGTGGCTGATGTTTCTTTTAATAAATGCCAGTGTCATCCCATAGAAAAAAATCACCAAAAAGTTAGCAAGTGTAATTTGTCACCTTGTTCATCCcaaccaaaaaaagcaacataacAGAAATTACATAACAGACCgtgaatgttttttaaacatataaGGGGATCTCATATAAACTGACGTATTGCAGTACTAACAAATCACTgttgtccttccaaaacctatgatgtccaaatttgctgtttttcaggaaagggAAAAAACAcccactttttaaatgattcagcactgttgacaagcactttttaatactttttatgatatttgcaaaatccagtgacaaacataaagggtgactaaaaaTAAGGTCATGGCataatttatggcaaaaaataaataataaaatcatgaaatgaaatatggagataagatttttcagaaggacagcagcgaaatgTAATAACTACATGATCAATTGTTGTTCGTGGCGGCACCTCTAGGAGGCAGCAGCGCGTTCTTGTTGCCGTTTAGCAACTCCAAGAACTCTTAGACGTACATTAACGCTTCCGGCAACGGCAAAATGGTGGACTTGTCATTATATTTGGCGCCTTGCAAAATTATCCAAATCAGCTTTTCTTAGATGCGCTTTATATTACACCACAATGTTTAAGAAAGCTAAAAGGTGCAATTTCAGGCGGCGGAACGACTCGGAGGATGAGGAAAAAGAGGAGAATCAGCAGTCCGGAGGGCCTGTAGCTGAAGACTCGACGAAACCCAGCGAGGCTAACGTTACCGCCCGCGCCGCTCCCGGAGTAAACGTGCTTAACAACCACGGTAACGGGTTTCAGTCCGGTCTGGTAAAGTCCAACAAAGAGAAGGAGAAGATCAAAAAGAAGGAGAACCGCGAGGAACCGAAAGCCAGTCTGCTGAGCTTTCAGGATGATGAAGGTACTAAAATATCGTGGTTGTATCAAACAACAATGTATAGTAACTTGGTAGCAAATCATGGTTAAATTAGGGTTACCATGGTTTAACTGTCCTGAGCACGTTTTTTTTGCGTTTGAATAGTTTGTCATTATGGTGTTTTTTAGTCTGATTGCCATGTCGGGCTGTTTCCATCCAATGCACTTGGAGTTTCTACATGGATACGTAGATGGTCATATTTACGTCATCTGTACCTCATAAAATGCACTTAAAATGAcacaaactgcacattttatttacataatgtGCACGTTCAAATGAGGACATTGGGAAAATGTATGGATGGATAAAATTTAGCTACAACAGACGTTTGAATACTAAataatagggctgtgcaaaaatatcgatacatgtaactatcgcaattttttttcaatagtgtatcgatagtgatacctctactatcgatcattttttaaaatcatgtcacatacatacggccaaaagtaagtggaagcgagcatggagaaaaatataagaaggcttggagctctcagagctgatgtgtgggtgtgctctggttttcaaaataagtaatggagtaatgagttatataaaataatgccgtttgtaggcttcgcaagtcatgacacaagtcacttggctactgcagtgcattagacaaaaagtttattaagaaaagtaacaatgacatttattgtgctttcacggatgtgacaccagggcatttacagcacggatgaaccaggggttttatactgcccatgttcattgttttaactgtaatgcaccacaacagccaagtgacttgcgtgagccaccttattcccctgtgctacccacttgaggggtgcagtccacagtttgagaacccaaacctctgatctaaaggtccatgcatcacacatcatggtcactctgcagaggtaagggatgtttttacacttatcctcacagaaaactcccggtggtgcacagcatgttgtatttctagctctactttttacattttctatttaaagtattgcaatatatcgcaaatgtgtatcgtatcgaaatacatagcaatatatttgtatcgtgacccatctatcgtgatatgtatcgtatcgggaggcacttgccaatacacagccctactaaATAAGGTAGTGTTAGTGACCCAATTGCAGATCAGTTAGTGTTAGTGAatataatttgttttgaaatttTAGGTGATACTTGTATATAATTTGCACAGATAGTCTAAACGTATTTATCATCCAATTTAAACTTATTGTTAATGTCTGACAAAAAGCTTTCATTTAATCCTCTTTTCTGTCTTATGTATCAAACTATTTTAGATGACTCGGAGGTGTTCCATGTGAAGAAATCCTACCACAGCAAAAAGATCGTCAAGCAACTGAAGAAAGAATACAAAGACGATTTGGAAAAGAACACTGATGTCGTACCGGAGAAAAGCAGACGACTTGATGGTACAATGTTTTCTTCATTATATCATATGGGCTGTATAAATCACGAATGGGGCTGTACATATTGAAGGGACAACTTGACACATGTCTCCAAATTTAAAACCGAATCAGTTTAGCAaaattattgttacaattagacCTTGGATGAGCCCCTGGGAGTATTATAACCCTGGTAATCTAATCTGCTGGACCATTGTGGATTGCAATTCTTGCTAAAGACCCTGTTCCATTGCCCGCTGGTTTATTTGTTCTAGGTGGAGCGGCTCAGAATCTGGCATTTAAAGTGGAGCCCTTAGAGGCCAGCAGTGAGCAGGGAGAAGAGGAAATGGAGGTGGACAGCACCGAAGAGGACAGTGATCAAAAGGGTGCAGGTGGAGCATTCAGCCAGACTATGTCCGCCCTCAGCTCCCTCAAACCAGGTGAGCACTGCCATAACCATCTTGAGACCTGTAGAGCAAGTTCTAGAAGTCAGCATGATTAGGCTGTTTTTAGTGTTACAACACATAAAGAGGTATCACACATGTAACTCCTACTTCGAGGTATTGTGTACAAACATTGAATGTTGTCAAACATTTCATGCGGTCATAAATCACAATCATTTTATACGCCAAACAAAGACTATTTTAAACAGGCTTATGAAATGAGAATTCTGAGGAAACTGTGATTCATTTGAAATGCATGAGATGTCATTCTGTTTACACCAATAATAAATCTCATACATTCACATAGGTGAGATCCCAGATGCCGCGTTCATCCACGCCGCTCGTAAGCGTAGGCAGATGGTTCGAGAGCTCGGGGGTGACACCCCATTGGTGGAGAACGAGGTGACAAACAAGCGTCTCGTTCACGAGGACGAACAAGGAGGCAGCGACGATGAGGATGAGAAGAGAATTGTCTTCAGTGGCGTCAATCAGAAGAGTCAGAGGCAGAAAATAGCAGAAGAGATTGGTCAGGAAACTGAGTAActctaaataataaataaacaagactTAGGAAAAGATGTTTCTTGAAACAAAGTCTGACCttagtgtttgtgtatgtgtgtcaccTGATTCAGGTGTTGACTGCAGCGATGATGAAGCTCTAGATGATGCACAAGATGAAGAAGTGAGTCGCTGGGTGCAGGAACAGATGAGGAAGGGCATCAGCATCCCTCAGGTGAATTATAATGCAGCAGAAATACTATTTTgtggtatttttaaaatattgaataGTTTGGAAAACATACCCATAATGACATGTAAATCTGCAgatctgattttgttttctgtttcgTAATTTAGGTCCAATCCACCCAAGAGGACACGACCATGTATTACCAAGGCGGTTATGATGCACAGCCTTACGGAGCTTCCTACGCCATGCCATATACCTACGCAGCCGCCACTGTTGGAACAGACGGCAAGGCGCTAAAACCAGAGACTTCAATACCTTATGCCATTCCTTCTAGTGACCTGACTCCTATAACCACAGATCTGGTAAAGAAACGTCTGAACGACAGGTACGGTCTGAGCTGCCCTCGTATCGGCGGTTACTGTAACCCCTCAGTCTCCCAGTTCAGAACTGTCCAGTTTGTTAATGTTGTATGTATTGACGGGAATGCAACAATATTTTATAGGATTATTCATAAATGAAGGTATTGAAGCCTGATAGGATTTGGAAATGTCCTGATCTATCTGACACACTTTCTGTAAATCTTCACTATTCACATAATGAAGATAAATTGCAAGGTGGACGTCCAGCATAAGATCATGTGAAGATGCACCAAGAACACAATACACAATGAAGGAGTTTACCAACCTCTTTATGTTAATGTGTTATTCAAACTCTGCACCATTTATTTGTTTCGGACTCCATTACCTTCATTCTAATTGCATAGAAGACCGTCATTTAGCTTTGGTTTAACATAGCCGACACCTGCAGTCAGGACACGTGCGACCCCAGTAACGCCCTCTTAATTCACTTATCACTAATAATTAATCTTTTTTTGATTCCCCTGTGCACCAGGCTAAATTTCATGCGTCAGGGGTACAGTTCCAGTGCCCGGCGCTTCGAGCAGATCCAGGAGGAGCTGGAGGACTCTAAAAAGACCACCCAGCTCCTGGAGGGCTCCTCGCAGGAGGCCGCAGACAAATATAAATTCTTGCAAGAAATGCGAGGGTATGTTGGAGACTTGCTTGAGTGTTTCAGTGAAAAGGTGAGACTGAGATCATGACATATGCTTACACACTTTGTtttggtgttttgtttttacctgATTTGATTTACtgttcatgttgtttttttattgccaATGTAGATTGCGTTGTGATTTGCCTTTTCTCATGTTGTTTATGTCTGAGTAAGGTTTATATACTATggacttaaaaatgtaaagaaattacCTCTCATTCTTTTGTAATATCACTCGGaaggaatttttttatttcgtAAACTTGGCattttcaccacaaagacatACTCCATACACTGGTTATGGTATAATGTTCCATCTTTTTTTCTCACAGCTGATGGAAACTATAGCATCAAGAGATGGGCTTTCTATCTGGCCAATGGTCACTTGTATTTATACGTTTTGATTCTAAACGCTTGGTTTCTTTCAGAAAAAGAAGTGCTATGTACACAAATCATGGTGTCTTTGGTGGGGCATGGAGAACAGAATACCAAAAAGCcttataacattaaaaaaagtattaatcTTTGCAAAAAGTTTAATCACCTTATAGTTTTTACATACTGTTTTGTGAAATTAGGCATCAGAAGTCTGTCCCATGCCACATCAGTACACACAGAGTCCCCGTTTTGGTTTCCGGACCCCCTGTATGTGTTTCAGCTGTCACAAAAACCATCATATCTTTCAGGTGCCTGTTATTCTGGAGCTAGAGGCTGCCATGCACCAGTTACTACAGCAACAGGCATCACGGCTCGTCCAGAGAAGACAGGATGATATTAAAGATGAATCATCGGAGTTTTCCAGCCTTTCAAGTCAGTCCATCTtgaaggtttttattttttatttgaatggcCTCATTGTCCCCCTCCCCCCGTTTCCTTTAGCTGCAGTGACTGTAGTATATACAATTACAGTTCAGTGCATATGGGAACAATTGGTACAATGATTTGTCCTATGTGTGGATGTCGGTGAAATGAAAGTAAAATCGATAAATAGTGTTTAC
This genomic interval carries:
- the paxbp1 gene encoding PAX3- and PAX7-binding protein 1 is translated as MFKKAKRCNFRRRNDSEDEEKEENQQSGGPVAEDSTKPSEANVTARAAPGVNVLNNHGNGFQSGLVKSNKEKEKIKKKENREEPKASLLSFQDDEDDSEVFHVKKSYHSKKIVKQLKKEYKDDLEKNTDVVPEKSRRLDGGAAQNLAFKVEPLEASSEQGEEEMEVDSTEEDSDQKGAGGAFSQTMSALSSLKPGEIPDAAFIHAARKRRQMVRELGGDTPLVENEVTNKRLVHEDEQGGSDDEDEKRIVFSGVNQKSQRQKIAEEIGVDCSDDEALDDAQDEEVSRWVQEQMRKGISIPQVQSTQEDTTMYYQGGYDAQPYGASYAMPYTYAAATVGTDGKALKPETSIPYAIPSSDLTPITTDLVKKRLNDRLNFMRQGYSSSARRFEQIQEELEDSKKTTQLLEGSSQEAADKYKFLQEMRGYVGDLLECFSEKVPVILELEAAMHQLLQQQASRLVQRRQDDIKDESSEFSSLSSKAVMAPSLDSFGRDRAAYQELAKQRRIAEREARRTRRRQAREQSGKRAEHKEGLSSDDEQTSTDITSFNLEKERIFKESKKVFEDVVEDFHSLDSIKTHFETWKKLYFTCYRDAYIGLCLPKLFSPLIRLQLISWSPLEVECPNFENILWFESLLFYGCDEQSAMKQEEDVDNSLLPAIVERIILPKLAVLTDQVWDPLSSSQTSRLVAVMRRVIKDYPTVLHGDNRNTQELLRIIVMRIRRTLDDDIFVPLFPKNVMENKNSAPYLFAQRQFWSCVKLLGNILMWDGILSQTALKELAVDSTLNRYILSALQSTDVTEECVEKCRKVVESFPILWFSSMKGQQTIPQLENFCRYIKHVASSVYRSCVAGTDVEKRNAREKIKEMVRLLGRLNALDHVIEVASEHGIKDIKSLLETK